From Mycolicibacterium nivoides, a single genomic window includes:
- a CDS encoding vWA domain-containing protein — protein MVPRRVRPPQPLAPHGLPGHLVEFVEALRGQGISVGPSETVDAGRVITVLGLGDREALREGIACAVLRRPDHRETYDAMFDLFFPAALGARTVLDDDEEGDTGDEDRLQLPPEDIEAMRDALVQMLADNEDLANLDDRMAAMIARIVEAYGRYNSSRGPSYSSYQALKAMSLDDLEGRLLAGLLAPYGDEPTPTQEEIAKALAAQRISQLRKMVESETKRRTAEQLGRDHVQMYGVPQLAENVEFLRASGEQLRQMRKTVQPLARTLATRLAARRRRSRSGEIDLRKTLRKSMSTGGVPIDVVLKKPHPARPELVVLCDVSGSVAGFSHFTLMLVSALRQQFSRVRVFAFIDTTDEVTDMFGPEADLAVAVQRITREAGVYTRDGHSDYGHAFVSFLDKYPNVLSPRSSLLVLGDGRNNYRNPETALLAHMVSASRHAHWLNPEPKHLWGSGDSAVPKYLETIPMHECRSAKQLAAVIDGLLPV, from the coding sequence GTGGTGCCCCGCCGGGTCCGACCGCCCCAGCCGCTGGCCCCGCACGGCCTGCCCGGGCACCTCGTCGAGTTCGTCGAAGCCCTTCGCGGGCAGGGAATCTCGGTCGGTCCGTCGGAAACCGTGGACGCCGGCCGGGTGATCACGGTGCTGGGGCTGGGCGATCGTGAGGCGCTGCGCGAGGGCATCGCCTGCGCGGTGCTGCGGCGCCCCGACCACCGCGAGACCTACGACGCGATGTTCGACCTGTTCTTCCCGGCGGCGCTCGGCGCGCGCACCGTGCTCGACGATGACGAGGAGGGCGACACCGGCGACGAGGATCGGCTCCAGCTGCCGCCCGAGGACATCGAGGCGATGCGCGACGCGCTGGTGCAGATGCTGGCCGACAACGAGGATCTGGCCAACCTCGACGACCGGATGGCGGCGATGATCGCCCGGATCGTCGAGGCTTACGGCCGCTACAACTCCAGCCGCGGCCCGTCGTATTCGTCGTATCAGGCGCTCAAGGCCATGAGCCTCGACGATTTGGAGGGCCGGCTGCTGGCCGGGCTGCTCGCCCCCTACGGCGACGAGCCCACGCCGACCCAGGAGGAGATCGCCAAGGCCCTGGCCGCCCAGCGCATCTCCCAGCTGCGCAAGATGGTCGAGTCCGAGACCAAGCGCCGCACCGCCGAGCAGTTGGGCCGCGACCACGTGCAGATGTACGGGGTGCCGCAGCTGGCCGAGAACGTCGAGTTCCTGCGCGCGTCCGGTGAGCAGCTCCGCCAGATGCGCAAGACCGTGCAACCGCTGGCACGCACGTTGGCGACGCGGCTGGCGGCCCGGCGCCGCCGGTCCCGGTCCGGGGAGATCGACCTGCGCAAGACGCTGCGCAAGTCGATGTCCACCGGCGGTGTGCCGATCGACGTGGTGCTCAAGAAGCCGCATCCGGCCCGTCCCGAGCTCGTGGTGCTCTGCGATGTGTCCGGGTCGGTGGCCGGGTTCAGCCACTTCACCCTGATGTTGGTCTCGGCGCTGCGCCAGCAGTTCTCCCGGGTTCGTGTCTTCGCCTTCATCGACACCACCGACGAGGTCACCGACATGTTCGGGCCGGAGGCCGATCTGGCGGTGGCGGTGCAGCGCATCACCCGTGAGGCGGGCGTCTACACCCGCGACGGGCACTCCGACTACGGCCACGCCTTCGTGTCGTTCCTGGACAAGTACCCCAACGTGCTGTCGCCGCGCAGCTCGCTGCTGGTGCTGGGCGACGGTCGGAACAACTACCGCAATCCCGAGACGGCACTGCTGGCCCACATGGTGTCGGCCAGCCGTCACGCGCACTGGCTCAACCCGGAGCCCAAGCACCTGTGGGGCAGCGGGGATTCTGCGGTGCCGAAATACCTCGAAACGATCCCGATGCACGAGTGCCGCTCGGCCAAGCAGCTGGCCGCGGTGATCGACGGGTTGCTGCCGGTCTGA
- a CDS encoding AAA family ATPase — protein sequence MSVPARPAPLFADIDDVARRLAETGYLPDTATATAVFLADRLGKPLLVEGPAGVGKTELARAVAATTGSELVRLQCYEGVDEARALYEWNHAKQILRIQAGQNANGGDWDQTKMDVFSEEFLLTRPLLTAIKRTDPTVLLVDETDKADIEIEGLLLEVLSDFAVTVPELGTITAERPPFVVLTSNATRELSEALKRRCLFLHIDFPDPDLERRILLSRVPELPEHIATELVRIIGVMRGMQLKKLPSVAETIDWGRTVLALGLDTIDDEMIAATLGVVLKHQSDQQRAAGELRLN from the coding sequence ATGAGCGTGCCCGCTCGCCCCGCTCCGTTGTTCGCCGACATCGACGATGTCGCGCGCCGCCTGGCGGAGACCGGATACCTGCCCGATACCGCCACCGCGACGGCGGTTTTCCTCGCCGACCGGCTGGGTAAGCCGTTGCTCGTGGAGGGGCCCGCGGGTGTCGGCAAGACCGAGCTGGCCCGCGCGGTGGCCGCGACCACCGGCTCGGAGCTGGTGCGGTTGCAGTGCTACGAGGGCGTCGACGAGGCCCGCGCTCTCTACGAGTGGAACCACGCCAAGCAGATCCTGCGGATCCAGGCCGGGCAGAACGCCAACGGCGGTGACTGGGACCAGACCAAGATGGACGTGTTCAGCGAAGAGTTCCTGCTGACCCGTCCGCTGCTGACCGCGATCAAGCGCACCGACCCGACCGTGCTGCTGGTCGACGAGACCGACAAGGCCGACATCGAGATCGAGGGCCTGCTCTTGGAGGTGCTCTCCGACTTCGCGGTCACCGTCCCGGAACTCGGCACGATCACCGCCGAACGGCCGCCCTTCGTGGTCCTCACCTCCAATGCCACCCGTGAGCTCTCCGAGGCGCTCAAGCGTCGCTGCCTGTTCCTGCACATCGACTTCCCGGATCCGGATCTGGAGCGCCGCATCCTGCTGTCCCGGGTTCCCGAGCTGCCCGAGCACATCGCCACCGAGCTGGTGCGGATCATCGGCGTGATGCGCGGTATGCAGCTCAAGAAGCTGCCGTCGGTCGCCGAGACCATCGACTGGGGCCGCACCGTCCTGGCCCTGGGCCTGGACACCATCGACGACGAGATGATCGCCGCCACCCTCGGCGTGGTCCTCAAACACCAGTCCGACCAGCAGCGCGCTGCCGGCGAGCTCAGGCTCAACTAG